A stretch of Halococcus sediminicola DNA encodes these proteins:
- a CDS encoding TIGR00341 family protein: MRLVQVLIPEGQKEGVLATLDTQGIDYAVFDEIGRGDFEAMVQFPVPPSGVEPILETLTDAGIEGDSYTIVLPTETVVSQRLSALVERFPGLRISREELYARAQDLAPANSTFFAFLLLSTIIATTGLLLDSAATIIGAMVVAPLMGPAISASVGTILDDQRMTSRGVALQVTGLLAAIATAAVMGWLLQQTILIAPDLDIRTIPQVAERTSPNFLSLFLALGSGLAGAISIMRGAGSALVGVAIAVALIPPAATSGLGLAFGLPGVAIAAAVLVLVNLLAINLSALILFYLSGFKPLDAGKFEGVKASVVSRIVVIAIGIAVLSIVLGAVTWTTFQTQSFEQQTKEELHQQFTQADFEDVELVKTTVDYEPVDILLGNEPEVSVLVGTPRDRTVPSNLAQQLDDRLTGQLGRGVVVRVGFIEEQVSEGESTNPYRGGLGESQGSL, encoded by the coding sequence ATGCGTCTCGTACAGGTACTGATTCCGGAGGGTCAGAAAGAAGGCGTCCTTGCGACGTTGGACACACAGGGAATCGACTACGCGGTGTTCGACGAAATCGGGCGGGGTGACTTCGAGGCGATGGTCCAGTTCCCCGTTCCGCCGAGCGGCGTCGAACCGATACTCGAGACACTGACGGATGCGGGAATAGAAGGCGACTCGTATACCATCGTCTTACCGACCGAAACCGTCGTCTCACAGCGTCTCTCCGCACTGGTCGAGCGGTTCCCCGGACTCCGCATCTCGCGCGAGGAACTGTACGCACGTGCGCAGGATCTCGCGCCAGCGAACTCCACCTTCTTCGCGTTTCTCCTCTTGAGCACGATCATCGCGACCACGGGACTGTTGCTCGACTCGGCCGCCACCATCATCGGCGCGATGGTCGTTGCACCGTTGATGGGACCAGCCATCTCGGCGAGTGTCGGGACGATTCTCGACGACCAACGGATGACTTCCCGCGGTGTTGCGCTTCAGGTGACCGGACTGCTCGCTGCCATCGCTACCGCCGCGGTCATGGGCTGGTTGCTGCAACAGACCATCCTCATCGCCCCCGATCTCGACATCCGGACGATTCCGCAGGTCGCCGAACGGACGAGTCCGAACTTCCTCTCGCTCTTTCTCGCCCTCGGGTCCGGTCTCGCGGGGGCTATCAGCATCATGCGAGGGGCTGGGTCGGCACTCGTGGGCGTAGCTATCGCCGTGGCACTCATCCCGCCGGCAGCGACGTCGGGTCTCGGTCTCGCTTTCGGACTTCCGGGCGTCGCCATCGCCGCCGCCGTGCTCGTTCTCGTGAACCTGCTCGCCATCAACCTCTCTGCGCTCATTCTGTTTTACCTGTCCGGGTTCAAGCCCCTCGACGCCGGCAAGTTCGAGGGCGTCAAAGCATCCGTGGTCTCCCGTATCGTCGTCATCGCCATCGGAATCGCGGTCCTCTCTATCGTCCTCGGTGCCGTCACCTGGACGACCTTCCAGACGCAATCGTTCGAACAGCAGACGAAGGAGGAACTCCACCAACAGTTCACCCAAGCGGACTTCGAAGACGTCGAGTTGGTCAAAACGACCGTCGATTACGAACCAGTCGACATACTCCTCGGCAACGAACCGGAAGTCAGCGTTCTGGTCGGAACCCCACGCGACCGAACAGTACCGTCTAACCTCGCACAACAACTCGATGATCGCCTCACTGGGCAGTTGGGCCGAGGGGTCGTGGTCCGCGTTGGCTTCATCGAAGAACAGGTCTCGGAAGGGGAGTCGACGAACCCGTACCGCGGTGGATTAGGTGAATCTCAGGGATCGTTGTAG
- a CDS encoding HAD family hydrolase, with product MTDSVETVLFDIDDTLCEYRRSGDELLALAFEGHGVEPFFTIEDYYARYAEFAETTDSIDDLRTECFAAIADGQGRDPNLGRALANAYTAERDHRNVRALPGAREAVAALSDDHRVGVVTNGPPEMQSQKLAALGLDDAFETVIHAGYDAPAKPDPAPFYRALDVLGGRPESAVHIGNSLSSDVAGAQAAGLKSVWLDDGSTPDPVPDHTLKTMEELATPPWRS from the coding sequence ATGACAGATTCAGTCGAGACAGTGTTGTTCGACATCGACGACACGCTCTGTGAGTACCGCCGATCGGGCGACGAACTGCTCGCGCTCGCGTTCGAAGGGCACGGCGTGGAACCGTTTTTCACCATCGAGGACTACTACGCCCGCTACGCCGAGTTCGCCGAAACCACCGACTCCATCGACGACCTCCGCACGGAGTGTTTCGCCGCCATCGCCGACGGGCAGGGCCGCGACCCGAACCTCGGTCGCGCGCTCGCAAATGCCTACACCGCCGAGCGCGACCACCGGAACGTCCGCGCGCTGCCCGGTGCGCGTGAGGCGGTCGCGGCGCTCTCTGACGACCATCGGGTGGGCGTGGTGACGAACGGCCCACCGGAGATGCAATCGCAAAAGCTCGCCGCACTCGGTCTCGACGACGCTTTCGAGACCGTGATCCACGCGGGCTACGACGCCCCCGCAAAGCCCGACCCCGCACCGTTCTACCGGGCGCTGGACGTGCTCGGCGGGCGACCGGAATCAGCCGTCCACATCGGCAACTCGCTTTCCTCCGATGTCGCCGGCGCGCAGGCGGCCGGTCTCAAAAGTGTGTGGCTCGACGACGGCTCAACGCCGGACCCGGTACCCGACCATACTTTGAAAACGATGGAGGAGTTGGCGACACCGCCGTGGCGAAGCTGA